From Paracoccus suum, the proteins below share one genomic window:
- the hutU gene encoding urocanate hydratase: protein MNNPRHNTRDVFPATGTELTAKSWLTEAPLRMLMNNLHPDVAENPHELVVYGGIGRAARTWDDFDKIVASLRDLEEDQTLLVQSGKPVGVFQTHKDAPRVLIANSNLVPHWATWDHFNELDKKGLAMYGQMTAGSWIYIGTQGIVQGTYETFAEAGRQHYGGDLKGRWVLTGGLGGMGGAQPLAAVMAGACCLAVECDETRADFRLRTRYVDEKTHDLDEALALIDRWTKAGEAKSVALIGNAADVFPEIFRRMQAGGMRPDIVTDQTSAHDPIHGYLPQGWTVAEWRARQESEPKVVEAAARASMKTHVAAMVDFWNAGVPTLDYGNNIRQVAQEEGLENAFAFPGFVPAYIRPLFCRGVGPFRWAALSGDPEDIYKTDARMKELFPDNQHLHNWLDMARERIAFQGLPARIMWIGLGDRHKAGLAINEMVRKGELKAPVVIGRDHLDSGSVASPNRETEAMADGSDAVSDWPLLNALLNTASGATWVSLHHGGGVGMGFSQHSGMVICCDGSEDADRRIARVLWNDPATGVMRHADAGYDIALDCAREHQLNLPGILG from the coding sequence ATGAACAACCCGCGCCACAACACCCGCGACGTCTTTCCCGCCACCGGCACCGAGCTGACGGCCAAAAGCTGGCTGACCGAGGCGCCGCTGCGGATGCTGATGAACAACCTGCATCCTGACGTCGCCGAGAACCCGCACGAGTTGGTGGTTTATGGCGGTATCGGCCGCGCCGCGCGAACCTGGGACGATTTCGACAAGATCGTCGCCAGCCTTCGCGATCTGGAAGAGGACCAGACCCTGCTGGTGCAGTCGGGCAAGCCGGTCGGCGTGTTCCAGACCCACAAGGACGCCCCGCGCGTGCTGATCGCCAACAGCAACCTGGTGCCGCACTGGGCGACCTGGGACCATTTCAACGAGCTCGATAAGAAGGGACTGGCCATGTATGGCCAGATGACAGCGGGCTCGTGGATCTATATCGGCACCCAAGGCATCGTGCAGGGCACTTACGAGACCTTTGCCGAGGCCGGGCGCCAGCACTACGGTGGCGACCTGAAGGGGCGCTGGGTCCTGACGGGCGGCCTTGGCGGCATGGGCGGCGCGCAGCCCTTGGCGGCGGTCATGGCCGGGGCCTGCTGCCTCGCCGTCGAATGCGACGAGACGCGCGCCGATTTCCGCCTGCGTACCCGCTATGTCGATGAAAAGACGCACGACCTGGACGAGGCCCTGGCGCTGATCGACCGCTGGACCAAGGCCGGCGAGGCGAAATCCGTGGCCCTGATCGGCAACGCCGCCGACGTCTTTCCCGAAATCTTCCGCCGCATGCAGGCTGGCGGGATGCGCCCCGACATCGTCACCGACCAGACCAGCGCGCATGACCCGATCCATGGCTACCTGCCGCAGGGCTGGACTGTCGCCGAATGGCGCGCGCGGCAGGAGTCCGAGCCGAAGGTCGTCGAGGCCGCGGCCCGCGCCAGCATGAAAACCCATGTCGCGGCGATGGTCGATTTCTGGAACGCCGGCGTTCCGACCCTCGATTACGGCAACAACATCCGCCAGGTCGCGCAAGAAGAGGGGCTGGAGAACGCCTTTGCCTTCCCGGGTTTCGTCCCCGCCTATATCCGTCCGCTGTTCTGCCGCGGCGTCGGACCGTTCCGCTGGGCCGCGTTGTCGGGCGATCCCGAGGACATCTACAAGACCGACGCCAGGATGAAGGAGCTGTTTCCCGACAACCAGCACCTGCACAACTGGCTGGACATGGCGCGCGAGCGGATCGCCTTTCAGGGCCTGCCGGCGCGGATCATGTGGATCGGCCTTGGGGATCGCCACAAGGCGGGCCTTGCGATCAACGAGATGGTCCGCAAGGGCGAGCTGAAGGCGCCGGTCGTCATCGGACGCGATCACCTCGACAGCGGCAGCGTCGCCAGCCCCAACCGAGAGACCGAGGCCATGGCGGACGGCAGCGACGCGGTCAGCGACTGGCCGCTGCTTAATGCCCTGCTGAACACCGCGTCGGGCGCGACCTGGGTCTCCTTGCACCACGGCGGCGGCGTCGGCATGGGCTTCAGCCAGCATTCCGGCATGGTCATCTGCTGCGACGGCTCCGAGGACGCCGACCGGCGCATCGCCCGCGTCTTGTGGAACGACCCGGCGACCGGCGTCATGCGCCACGCCGATGCGGGCTATGACATCGCGCTGGACTGCGCGCGCGAGCATCAACTTAACCTGCCGGGAATCCTCGGGTGA
- a CDS encoding amino acid ABC transporter permease yields MFSFKTILDNLPTLAWAGRFTLLISVLGCALGLVIGAVICALAVSRSRVAQTVAAIYVSFFRGVPLLVQLLLFFYMLPLIGLNIPATVAAVVTVGLCAAAYISEILRGALNAIPRGQREAAIAIGLSPRDIWARILMPQALKIAMPAMVNELILLVKASSLVSVVGIVEITRMSQSIAAATYRPLEIYLTAAFLYLIINLALAFGGRRLERRLAY; encoded by the coding sequence ATGTTCTCGTTCAAGACGATCCTCGACAACCTGCCGACGCTGGCCTGGGCCGGCCGGTTCACGCTGCTGATCTCGGTCCTCGGCTGTGCGCTGGGGCTTGTGATCGGCGCGGTGATCTGCGCCTTGGCCGTCTCGCGCTCGCGCGTCGCGCAGACGGTGGCCGCGATCTATGTCAGCTTTTTCCGCGGCGTGCCGTTGCTGGTGCAGCTGCTGCTGTTTTTCTACATGTTGCCGCTGATCGGGCTGAACATCCCGGCCACGGTCGCCGCCGTCGTCACGGTCGGTCTGTGCGCCGCCGCCTATATCAGCGAGATCCTGCGCGGCGCGCTGAACGCCATCCCGCGCGGCCAGCGCGAGGCTGCCATAGCCATCGGCCTGTCGCCGCGCGACATATGGGCCCGCATCCTGATGCCGCAGGCGCTGAAGATTGCCATGCCGGCCATGGTCAACGAGCTGATCCTGCTGGTGAAGGCCAGCTCGCTGGTCTCGGTCGTCGGCATCGTCGAGATCACGCGCATGAGCCAGTCGATCGCCGCCGCGACCTACCGGCCGTTGGAAATCTACCTGACCGCCGCTTTCCTTTACCTGATCATCAACCTTGCCCTCGCCTTCGGTGGCCGTCGGCTGGAGCGGAGGCTCGCCTACTGA
- the hutH gene encoding histidine ammonia-lyase, whose product MLTLIPGEASLAQLETIWREGLPARLDPGAMPAIEASAARIAAASAGDAAVYGVNTGFGKLASVRIAPGDTATLQRNLILSHCCGVGPATDIDAVRLMMTLKLLSLGRGASGVRPDIVTLIEGMLAKGVTPVVPEQGSVGASGDLAPLAHMAAVMIGAGEAFLDGERLPGGDALARAGLTPVVLGAKEGLALINGTQFSTALALIGLFRAMACARAAIVTGALSTDAIMGSTAPTAAEIHSLRGHRGQIEVAAEMRRLLDGSAIRESHREGDSRVQDPYCIRCQPQVTGAALDLLRFAAHTLLVEANAVTDNPLVLSDGTIVSGGNFHAEPVAFAADQIALAVAEIGAIAQRRVALMVDPALSFGLPPFLTPAPGLNSGLMIAEVTTAALMSENKHLANPCSTDSTPTSANQEDHVSMAAHGARRLGLMTRNLSVIVGVEAICGAQGVAFRAPLETSAVLQRVIAALRSDVPAMGDDRYLAPDLTAAAQMVLDGTLARAGGVELPL is encoded by the coding sequence GTGCTGACACTCATCCCCGGCGAGGCCAGCCTCGCGCAGTTGGAAACCATCTGGCGCGAGGGCCTGCCCGCCCGCCTCGACCCAGGCGCCATGCCGGCGATCGAGGCATCGGCGGCGCGGATCGCCGCCGCCTCGGCGGGCGATGCCGCAGTCTACGGGGTCAACACCGGCTTTGGCAAACTGGCTAGCGTGCGCATCGCGCCGGGCGATACGGCGACGCTGCAACGCAACCTGATCCTGTCGCATTGCTGCGGCGTGGGGCCGGCAACCGATATCGACGCCGTGCGCCTGATGATGACGCTAAAGCTGCTGTCGCTCGGCCGCGGCGCTTCGGGCGTGCGCCCCGACATCGTCACCCTGATCGAGGGGATGCTGGCCAAGGGCGTGACCCCGGTGGTGCCCGAACAGGGCAGCGTCGGCGCCTCGGGCGACCTGGCGCCGCTGGCGCATATGGCGGCGGTCATGATCGGCGCCGGCGAAGCGTTCCTGGACGGCGAGCGCCTGCCCGGCGGCGATGCGTTGGCCCGTGCTGGCCTGACCCCGGTCGTGCTGGGTGCGAAAGAGGGGCTGGCGCTGATCAACGGCACCCAGTTCTCGACCGCGCTTGCGCTGATCGGGCTGTTTCGCGCCATGGCCTGCGCCCGCGCGGCGATCGTCACCGGCGCGCTGTCGACCGACGCGATCATGGGCAGCACCGCGCCCACCGCGGCCGAGATCCACAGCCTGCGCGGCCATCGCGGCCAGATCGAGGTCGCGGCCGAGATGCGGCGCCTGCTGGACGGCAGCGCGATCCGCGAATCGCATCGCGAGGGCGACAGCCGCGTGCAGGACCCCTATTGCATCCGCTGCCAGCCGCAGGTGACCGGCGCCGCGCTGGACCTGCTGCGCTTTGCCGCCCACACCCTGTTGGTCGAGGCGAATGCCGTCACCGACAACCCGCTGGTCCTGTCGGACGGGACCATCGTCTCGGGCGGGAACTTTCACGCCGAACCCGTCGCCTTTGCCGCCGACCAGATCGCCCTCGCCGTGGCCGAGATTGGCGCCATCGCCCAGCGGCGGGTGGCGCTGATGGTCGATCCGGCCCTGTCCTTCGGGCTGCCGCCGTTCCTGACCCCAGCCCCCGGGCTGAACAGCGGCCTGATGATCGCCGAGGTCACCACCGCCGCGCTGATGAGCGAGAACAAGCACCTCGCCAATCCGTGCAGCACCGATTCCACCCCGACCAGCGCCAACCAGGAGGATCACGTCAGCATGGCCGCGCATGGCGCGCGCCGCCTCGGCCTGATGACCCGCAACCTGTCGGTGATCGTCGGCGTCGAGGCGATCTGCGGCGCGCAGGGCGTCGCCTTCCGCGCGCCGCTGGAGACATCTGCCGTGCTGCAGCGCGTCATTGCCGCACTGCGCTCGGATGTGCCGGCGATGGGTGACGACCGTTACCTCGCCCCCGACCTCACAGCCGCTGCACAGATGGTGCTGGACGGCACGCTGGCCCGCGCCGGCGGGGTCGAATTGCCCCTCTGA
- a CDS encoding transporter substrate-binding domain-containing protein — MSVHTTLKSALIGLAALGLTVTGALADQLDDIKAAGKITVATEMHYAPFDILENGQYVGFNRDLFDEIAKELGVTPEYQDLPWTAILPGLEVKKFDFVTAPVTYTPERAERYAFTAPISDATVMMVQKAGGALTKPEDAKGKTVGAQQGTAQLAQLEAFGKKIGGITIKEYASTDEAYADVAAGRLDAAVASAPLINYMVKQRPEVFAAVNPPFGDPTYFGFVARKEGTETLIKAINDAMAKMQADGRFAKIQEKWIGAKTELPTEMPKL; from the coding sequence ATGAGCGTTCATACGACCCTGAAATCCGCGCTGATCGGCCTGGCCGCGCTGGGCCTGACCGTCACCGGCGCGCTGGCCGACCAACTCGACGACATCAAGGCCGCCGGCAAGATCACCGTCGCCACCGAGATGCACTATGCCCCCTTCGATATCCTCGAGAACGGGCAGTATGTCGGCTTCAACCGCGACCTGTTCGACGAGATCGCCAAGGAACTTGGCGTCACGCCCGAATACCAGGACCTGCCCTGGACCGCGATCCTGCCGGGCCTCGAAGTCAAGAAGTTCGACTTTGTCACCGCCCCCGTGACCTACACCCCCGAGCGGGCCGAGCGTTACGCCTTTACCGCGCCGATCAGCGACGCGACCGTGATGATGGTGCAAAAGGCCGGCGGCGCGCTGACCAAACCCGAGGACGCCAAGGGCAAGACCGTCGGCGCCCAGCAGGGCACCGCGCAGTTGGCCCAGCTTGAGGCCTTTGGCAAGAAGATCGGCGGCATCACGATCAAGGAATATGCCTCGACCGACGAGGCCTATGCCGATGTCGCGGCCGGCCGCCTCGACGCCGCGGTCGCCTCGGCGCCGCTGATCAACTACATGGTCAAGCAGCGTCCCGAGGTGTTCGCCGCCGTCAACCCGCCGTTCGGCGATCCGACCTATTTCGGCTTTGTCGCGCGCAAGGAAGGCACCGAGACGCTGATCAAGGCGATCAACGACGCCATGGCCAAGATGCAGGCCGACGGCCGGTTCGCCAAGATTCAGGAAAAGTGGATCGGCGCCAAGACCGAATTGCCGACCGAAATGCCCAAGCTGTAA
- the hutI gene encoding imidazolonepropionase produces MSGLTLTDARLATLDGPGYGIVDGWLRIEDGRISALGAGAGPGDGASESLGGRLVTPGMIDCHTHLVHGGERAREFEMRLEGASYEDIARAGGGILSTVTATRSASEDELVAQALPRLDALLAEGACTVEVKSGYGLTIDHELKMLRAARRLAAERPVRIVTTWLAAHATPPEYKGRDDAYLDEVAIPGLRAAHAEGLVDAVDGFCEGIAFSTAQMARLFDVAAELGLPVKLHAEQLSHMGGSELIAARGGLSADHVEYATAADARLLAAAGSVATLLPGAFYTLRETQMPPVAAFREAGTVMALATDANPGTSPLTSLLLTMNMGATLFRLTPEECLRGVTLNAARALGLADCGRLAPGLRADLAVWDARAPAELTYRIGFNPLYRRYFEGRPC; encoded by the coding sequence ATGTCCGGCCTGACCCTCACCGATGCCCGCTTGGCGACCCTCGACGGTCCCGGCTATGGCATTGTCGATGGCTGGCTGCGGATCGAGGATGGCCGCATCTCTGCCCTCGGCGCGGGCGCGGGACCGGGCGATGGCGCCAGCGAGAGCCTCGGCGGCCGCCTTGTCACCCCCGGCATGATCGACTGCCACACCCATCTGGTCCATGGCGGCGAGCGCGCGCGCGAATTCGAGATGCGGCTCGAGGGCGCATCCTACGAGGATATCGCCCGCGCCGGCGGCGGCATCCTGTCGACCGTCACCGCGACCCGCAGCGCGTCCGAGGATGAACTGGTGGCGCAGGCCTTGCCGCGCCTCGACGCGCTGCTGGCCGAGGGCGCCTGCACCGTCGAGGTGAAATCCGGCTATGGCCTGACCATCGACCATGAACTGAAGATGCTGCGCGCGGCGCGCCGGCTGGCAGCCGAGCGCCCGGTCCGCATCGTCACCACTTGGCTCGCCGCCCATGCGACGCCCCCGGAATACAAGGGGCGCGACGACGCCTATCTGGACGAGGTCGCGATCCCCGGCCTGCGCGCCGCCCATGCCGAGGGGCTGGTCGATGCGGTCGACGGGTTCTGCGAGGGCATCGCCTTTTCAACCGCGCAGATGGCCCGGCTGTTCGATGTCGCCGCCGAACTTGGCCTTCCGGTCAAGCTGCACGCCGAGCAGTTATCTCACATGGGCGGCAGCGAACTGATCGCAGCGCGCGGCGGCCTTTCGGCCGATCACGTCGAATATGCGACGGCAGCCGACGCTCGACTGCTGGCCGCCGCCGGCAGCGTCGCGACCCTGCTGCCGGGCGCCTTCTATACCCTGCGCGAGACGCAGATGCCGCCCGTCGCCGCCTTCCGCGAGGCCGGGACGGTGATGGCGCTCGCGACCGACGCCAATCCCGGCACCTCACCGCTGACCTCGCTGCTGCTGACGATGAACATGGGCGCGACCCTGTTCCGCCTGACGCCCGAGGAATGCCTGCGCGGCGTCACCCTCAACGCCGCCCGCGCGCTGGGCCTGGCCGATTGCGGCCGCCTGGCGCCCGGATTGCGCGCCGACCTAGCCGTCTGGGACGCGCGCGCCCCGGCCGAGCTGACCTACCGCATTGGATTCAATCCGCTTTACCGCCGCTATTTCGAGGGCCGCCCGTGCTGA
- a CDS encoding TonB-dependent receptor domain-containing protein, whose protein sequence is MTRPTIHPRVLLAGASGLALTAVLTAGTALAQDLAPAPLAGASSTLVLDPITLIAGGDEKVVATGGVALSEEDLAILQPADVSELFARNSAVSVSGGVGPAKRIHVLGLEQSNLNVTVDGVPQPVTGWHHTGSTTIDPAFLKSVEVEAGAAAADSGFGAAAGAVRYETVSADDLLQDGRDIGGRAGLSYGSNGRGLRASLASFGKRGGFDWLAMVNGAHGDDYESGNGRTIPGSAPGNLGGIFKLGYEFEAHRVELDYQHTEDEGDRSIKMNMDLAGIGTDGLPIYDDSVYPLKITNDRLRLKYTTTAPTAAWDPTAEFYVSRNRYERPNYLVGGYNGDMNAEVKTVGGVLKNRYEIGPGSITAGVDFRYNDYWLDNYGDTDRRYWTLETMQVGAFAQGRFEFDNGVDVSAGARLDHQSFTDWDGRRLSGSGASVNGTISYEFSEGYEVFAGASRTWLGHEVGEFGLLHARDASFATAPDFEASTATNAKLGLNASRGNWTGNLTLFDTRLKNPAVYNADRAVYRLENGPEVRSRGVTLQGNYDWGTGRVGGSFTKAKLTEDGERALPQGGTAVPIGSLATLFVDQELPAHNVKLGASLEWAGELSGEYLRKELFKDDPGYTVLNVYADWRPEAMRNTVVSLRIDNLTDRAYYERSSYQQRIRGTRAVEPLYAPGRTITLGVNYDF, encoded by the coding sequence ATGACCCGACCCACTATCCATCCCCGCGTCCTGCTCGCAGGCGCCTCTGGCCTCGCGCTGACGGCGGTGCTGACCGCCGGCACGGCGCTTGCTCAGGACCTCGCCCCTGCCCCGCTCGCGGGCGCCTCAAGCACCCTGGTTCTCGACCCCATAACCCTGATCGCCGGCGGCGACGAAAAGGTCGTAGCCACCGGCGGCGTCGCCCTGTCCGAGGAGGATCTGGCCATCCTGCAGCCGGCCGATGTCTCCGAGCTGTTCGCTCGCAATTCGGCGGTCAGCGTCTCGGGCGGCGTCGGACCGGCCAAGCGCATCCATGTTCTTGGCCTCGAGCAGTCGAACCTGAACGTCACCGTCGACGGCGTGCCCCAGCCAGTCACTGGCTGGCACCATACCGGCTCGACCACCATCGACCCGGCCTTCCTGAAATCGGTTGAGGTCGAGGCCGGCGCCGCCGCCGCCGACAGCGGCTTCGGCGCGGCCGCCGGCGCGGTCCGTTACGAGACCGTCAGCGCCGACGACCTGCTGCAGGATGGCCGAGACATCGGCGGGCGCGCAGGCCTCAGCTACGGCAGCAACGGTCGCGGCCTGCGCGCCAGCCTTGCCAGCTTTGGCAAGCGCGGCGGCTTTGACTGGCTGGCGATGGTGAACGGCGCGCATGGCGACGACTACGAATCCGGCAATGGCCGCACCATCCCCGGCTCCGCCCCCGGCAACCTGGGCGGCATCTTCAAGCTGGGCTACGAGTTCGAGGCGCATCGGGTCGAGCTGGACTACCAGCACACCGAGGACGAAGGCGATCGTTCGATCAAGATGAACATGGACCTGGCCGGGATCGGGACGGACGGGCTGCCGATCTATGACGATAGCGTCTATCCGCTGAAGATCACCAATGACAGGCTGCGCCTGAAATACACGACCACCGCCCCCACGGCAGCCTGGGATCCCACTGCGGAATTCTATGTCAGCCGCAACCGTTACGAGCGCCCTAATTATCTGGTCGGCGGCTACAACGGCGACATGAATGCCGAGGTCAAGACCGTCGGGGGCGTCCTGAAGAACCGGTACGAGATTGGCCCCGGCAGCATCACGGCTGGCGTCGACTTCCGCTATAACGACTACTGGCTCGACAACTACGGCGATACCGACCGGCGCTACTGGACGCTGGAGACGATGCAGGTCGGCGCCTTTGCGCAGGGCCGGTTCGAATTCGATAACGGCGTGGACGTCTCGGCCGGGGCGCGGCTGGATCACCAGAGCTTTACCGACTGGGACGGCCGCCGCCTGTCAGGCAGTGGCGCCAGCGTGAACGGCACGATTTCGTACGAGTTCAGCGAGGGCTACGAGGTCTTTGCCGGCGCCTCGCGCACCTGGCTGGGACACGAGGTCGGCGAGTTTGGCCTGCTGCACGCGCGCGACGCCAGCTTTGCGACCGCCCCGGATTTCGAGGCCTCGACCGCGACCAACGCAAAACTTGGCCTTAACGCCAGCCGCGGCAACTGGACCGGCAACCTGACCCTGTTCGACACGCGCCTGAAAAACCCGGCCGTCTATAACGCCGACCGCGCGGTCTATCGGCTGGAGAACGGACCCGAGGTCCGCTCGCGCGGGGTGACGTTGCAGGGCAATTACGACTGGGGCACCGGCCGGGTCGGCGGCAGCTTCACCAAGGCGAAGCTGACCGAGGATGGCGAGCGTGCGCTGCCGCAAGGCGGGACCGCCGTACCGATCGGCTCGCTGGCGACGCTGTTCGTGGACCAGGAGTTGCCGGCGCATAACGTCAAGCTGGGCGCGTCGCTGGAATGGGCTGGCGAGCTGTCGGGCGAGTACCTGCGCAAGGAGCTTTTCAAGGACGATCCCGGCTATACCGTGCTGAACGTCTATGCCGACTGGCGCCCCGAGGCGATGAGGAACACGGTCGTCAGCCTGCGCATCGATAATCTGACCGACAGGGCCTATTACGAGCGCAGCAGCTATCAGCAGCGCATCCGCGGCACCCGTGCGGTCGAGCCGCTCTACGCGCCGGGCCGGACAATCACGCTCGGGGTGAATTACGACTTCTGA
- a CDS encoding amino acid ABC transporter permease yields MDWGLFVRFGPALAQGIAMTIACWIAGTVLGMALGFVIALVRRRAPRALGWVLTAYIEFIRGTPFLVQLFVLYYGGPMVGLRLDALPAGILGLTLYGSAYFAEIFRAGFQAVPSGQIEAARAMGFAPGVILRRVEVPAMLVSALPALVNFSIILTKETVILSMITVPEIMFATGKMMAETFAFVETTLVLALFFWVFVEVISRLGRWLERRATHYLLER; encoded by the coding sequence ATGGACTGGGGGCTCTTCGTCCGCTTCGGCCCGGCCCTGGCGCAGGGCATCGCGATGACCATCGCCTGCTGGATCGCCGGCACGGTCCTGGGCATGGCGCTGGGCTTTGTCATCGCCCTTGTGCGTCGCCGCGCGCCGCGTGCGCTTGGTTGGGTCCTGACCGCCTATATCGAGTTCATCCGCGGCACGCCGTTTCTGGTGCAGCTGTTCGTCCTTTACTACGGCGGCCCGATGGTCGGGCTGCGCCTCGATGCGCTGCCGGCCGGCATCCTTGGCCTGACCCTCTATGGCAGCGCCTATTTCGCCGAGATCTTTCGCGCCGGCTTCCAGGCCGTGCCGTCCGGCCAGATCGAGGCGGCGCGCGCCATGGGCTTTGCCCCCGGCGTCATCCTGCGCCGCGTCGAGGTGCCGGCGATGCTGGTCAGCGCCCTGCCCGCCCTGGTCAACTTTTCGATCATCCTGACGAAGGAGACCGTGATCCTGTCGATGATCACCGTTCCGGAAATCATGTTCGCCACCGGCAAGATGATGGCCGAGACCTTTGCCTTCGTCGAGACGACGCTGGTCCTGGCCCTGTTCTTCTGGGTGTTTGTCGAGGTCATCTCGCGCCTTGGCCGCTGGCTGGAACGTCGCGCCACCCACTACCTGCTGGAGCGTTAA
- a CDS encoding HutD family protein: MRSMPWRNGGGITHEIAAGPEGASLDGFDWRLSMAEVASDGPFSVFAGVDRTLTLLAGDGISLDFGGGDVSLRPGSDPLAFPGEAPVTGRLHAGPILDLNVMTRRGAARHAVAVLPVGAPLPPDCIAIVCRSGQVRIGAETLAPGDCALLYADPDTTNAPSTILTAGSGEIVAVSLWGMDDSRNSRENRSI; encoded by the coding sequence ATGCGGTCCATGCCCTGGCGCAATGGCGGCGGCATCACGCATGAGATCGCGGCGGGCCCCGAGGGCGCCAGCCTCGACGGCTTTGACTGGCGGCTGAGCATGGCCGAGGTCGCCTCAGACGGGCCGTTCTCGGTCTTTGCGGGGGTGGACCGGACGTTGACCCTGCTGGCAGGGGACGGGATCAGCCTCGATTTCGGCGGCGGCGATGTGTCCTTGCGGCCGGGGTCGGACCCGCTGGCCTTTCCGGGCGAGGCGCCGGTGACGGGCCGACTGCACGCCGGGCCGATCCTGGATCTGAACGTCATGACCCGGCGCGGGGCGGCCCGCCACGCGGTGGCGGTGCTGCCGGTCGGCGCGCCGCTGCCGCCAGACTGCATCGCCATCGTCTGCCGCAGTGGACAGGTGCGGATTGGCGCCGAGACCTTGGCGCCCGGCGATTGCGCATTGCTGTACGCCGATCCGGACACCACTAACGCGCCGAGCACCATCCTGACGGCTGGCAGCGGCGAGATCGTCGCAGTCTCGCTGTGGGGCATGGACGATTCGCGCAACAGCCGGGAAAATCGATCGATTTGA
- a CDS encoding formimidoylglutamate deiminase has product MSGQLGSDQLAREIWAARALLPGGWADGVSLRVEPDGRIGQIATGTMASAGAQQVETLLPAPTNLHSHAFQRAMAGLTERRGRDPRDSFWTWRQLMYRFLDQLTPDDVEAIAAFVQMEMAEAGYGASVEFHYLHHDQGGRPYTDLAEMSARIAAAAQTSGLGLTLLPVLYQRGGMDGRALIAGQDRFGNDLDCYARLVQGAADAVAALSADSRTGVAPHSLRAVDAAGIAHAVTLTDGPIHIHLAEQIAEVDEVLAATGQRPVEWLLDHVPVGPRWCMIHATQMTPDETLRLAASGAVAGLCPITESSLGDGIFDGVRWTGAGGAWGIGSDSNIRISLTEELRTLDYSQRLRDHSRAALADAERSTGRALWDGAAAGGAQAGGRDSGAIASGKWADLVAIGDLGPDGIGRSGDLLLDTLIFARDDREVTDLWSAGRHLVSGGRHGAREAIIARYAAVMTRLRDVL; this is encoded by the coding sequence ATGTCAGGTCAGCTCGGGTCGGATCAACTGGCGCGCGAAATCTGGGCGGCACGGGCTTTGCTGCCCGGCGGCTGGGCCGATGGTGTCAGCCTGCGTGTTGAGCCGGATGGACGCATCGGCCAGATCGCGACCGGGACCATGGCCAGCGCGGGGGCGCAGCAGGTCGAGACCTTGCTGCCCGCGCCGACCAACCTGCACAGCCACGCATTCCAGCGCGCCATGGCCGGCCTGACCGAGCGGCGCGGCAGAGATCCGCGCGACAGCTTCTGGACCTGGCGCCAGTTGATGTACCGCTTTCTGGACCAGTTGACGCCCGACGACGTCGAGGCCATCGCCGCCTTCGTGCAGATGGAAATGGCCGAGGCAGGTTACGGTGCCTCGGTCGAGTTTCACTACCTGCATCACGATCAGGGCGGCCGCCCCTATACCGATCTGGCCGAGATGTCGGCCCGGATCGCCGCCGCGGCGCAGACCAGCGGCCTCGGCCTGACGCTGCTGCCGGTGCTGTATCAGCGCGGCGGGATGGACGGGCGGGCGCTGATCGCGGGCCAGGATCGGTTCGGCAACGATCTCGACTGCTATGCCCGGCTGGTGCAGGGCGCCGCGGACGCGGTCGCTGCGCTGTCCGCCGACAGTCGCACCGGTGTCGCGCCGCACAGCCTGCGCGCGGTCGATGCTGCGGGCATCGCCCATGCCGTGACCCTGACCGATGGCCCGATTCATATCCACCTGGCCGAGCAGATCGCCGAGGTGGACGAGGTCCTGGCCGCGACCGGACAGCGCCCGGTCGAATGGCTGCTGGACCACGTCCCGGTCGGGCCGCGCTGGTGCATGATCCACGCTACCCAGATGACCCCGGACGAAACCCTGCGCCTTGCCGCCAGCGGCGCTGTCGCCGGGTTATGTCCGATCACCGAAAGCAGCCTTGGCGACGGCATCTTCGATGGCGTGCGCTGGACGGGGGCGGGCGGCGCCTGGGGGATCGGCAGCGACAGCAATATCCGCATCTCGCTGACCGAGGAGTTGCGAACCCTCGATTACTCGCAGCGTCTGCGCGACCACTCGCGGGCGGCACTGGCGGATGCGGAGCGCTCGACCGGACGCGCGCTGTGGGACGGTGCCGCGGCGGGCGGCGCGCAAGCGGGTGGCCGCGACAGCGGCGCGATCGCGAGCGGCAAATGGGCCGATCTGGTGGCGATCGGCGATCTGGGGCCGGACGGCATCGGCCGCAGCGGCGACCTGCTCCTCGACACGCTGATCTTCGCGCGCGACGACCGAGAGGTGACCGACCTGTGGTCCGCCGGCCGGCATTTGGTCAGCGGCGGCCGCCACGGCGCCCGGGAGGCGATCATCGCGCGCTATGCCGCGGTCATGACGCGCCTGCGCGATGTCCTCTGA